In Stigmatella aurantiaca, one DNA window encodes the following:
- a CDS encoding AgmX/PglI C-terminal domain-containing protein codes for MAAGHELEAGLSEEQWLFRQGDLVLGPLSGQKLVEKLYTGELTGATLVAPPGVRDFQRIDSIDGFQVHVARAAAKMRVDAEMRGVNERKRRKRAVLGGTLGVMTLVLVGLAVWAGRQFAVHGPGGTEDEYADISVEMPTITLAQAPREDEDLIAYPTQGGPGRPPDKAPGPSTPKPTATPASAVAAKKPAPPRQGSVSSEPDGLDMGISFDQGAINKVVATNQRTLFRCFKEEAERRPGFAAKVPIEFVIGNDGRVNKLWVDHPQLKDGALHKCLLGELQRWPFRPYKGSLASVGLSFTVGKKG; via the coding sequence ATGGCGGCTGGACATGAGCTTGAGGCGGGACTGAGTGAAGAGCAGTGGCTATTCCGTCAGGGCGATCTCGTCCTGGGGCCACTGTCTGGGCAGAAACTCGTGGAGAAGCTCTACACGGGGGAGCTGACGGGGGCCACCCTGGTGGCGCCCCCCGGCGTGCGGGACTTCCAGCGCATCGACAGCATCGACGGCTTCCAGGTCCACGTGGCGCGCGCCGCGGCGAAGATGCGCGTGGACGCGGAGATGCGCGGGGTGAACGAGCGCAAGCGCCGCAAGCGCGCCGTCCTCGGCGGCACGCTGGGGGTGATGACGCTCGTGCTGGTGGGCCTGGCCGTGTGGGCCGGGCGCCAGTTCGCCGTCCACGGCCCGGGCGGGACCGAGGACGAGTACGCGGACATCTCCGTGGAGATGCCCACCATTACCCTCGCCCAGGCGCCGCGCGAGGATGAGGATCTCATCGCCTATCCCACCCAGGGAGGCCCGGGCCGCCCCCCGGACAAGGCACCGGGACCGAGTACCCCGAAGCCCACGGCCACGCCCGCCTCGGCGGTGGCGGCCAAGAAGCCCGCGCCCCCCCGCCAGGGCAGCGTGTCCAGCGAGCCGGACGGGCTCGACATGGGCATCTCCTTTGATCAGGGGGCCATCAACAAGGTGGTGGCCACCAACCAGCGCACGCTCTTCCGGTGCTTCAAGGAGGAGGCCGAGCGCCGCCCCGGCTTCGCCGCCAAGGTCCCGATCGAGTTCGTCATCGGCAACGACGGCCGGGTGAACAAGCTCTGGGTGGATCACCCCCAGCTCAAGGATGGCGCACTGCACAAATGCCTCCTGGGCGAGCTGCAGCGCTGGCCCTTCAGGCCCTACAAGGGCTCGCTGGCCTCCGTTGGCTTGTCGTTCACAGTCGGCAAGAAGGGGTAG